A window from Dysidea avara chromosome 2, odDysAvar1.4, whole genome shotgun sequence encodes these proteins:
- the LOC136242982 gene encoding fibrinogen-like protein A gives MIIAIIMTMLLLGVVVADTSAIKNCCNIAVKDHYFSINKNTSGVYTIIDLCGQGTTVQGYCDTVTDGGGWLVIQRRKDGSEDFNRFWWEYEMGFGSLAGEFWYGLHAIHCLTSQGQWELRIDYTFTNGIKGYLSYSNFRVGPATEQYPLTISGFDGVTTDLFYTVTTDFSWSLNGRKFTTRDRDNDRWSRNCAVANKGGNGGGWWYNHCSVLYLNHQYNHKQTIYLNGKYHPLPFIEIKIRPKNCII, from the coding sequence ATGATCATTGCTATTATTATGACAATGCTGCTTCTAGGAGTAGTGGTAGCTGATACTTCTGCTATAAAGAACTGCTGTAATATTGCTGTTAAAGATCACTACTTCTCTATCAACAAGAACACCTCAGGAGTATACACCATCATTGACTTGTGTGGACAAGGAACTACAGTACAAGGATATTGTGACACTGTCACTGATGGTGGAGGATGGCTGGTTATTCAGAGGAGGAAAGATGGCTCTGAAGATTTCAATAGATTTTGGTGGGAGTATGAGATGGGATTTGGTAGCCTGGCTGGAGAATTTTGGTATGGACTACATGCCATCCATTGTCTTACCAGTCAAGGACAGTGGGAGCTACGTATTGACTATACATTTACTAATGGAATAAAAGGTTATCTGTCATACAGTAACTTTAGAGTAGGACCAGCCACTGAACAGTATCCGTTAACCATATCAGGATTTGATGGAGTTACAACTGATCTATTTTATACAGTTACAACTGATTTCAGTTGGTCATTAAATGGTCGGAAATTCACAACAAGGGATAGGGATAATGATAGATGGAGTAGAAATTGTGCAGTAGCTAATAAAGGTGGCAATGGTGGTGGATGGTGGTACAATCACTGCTCTGTTCTATATCTCAATCATCAGTACAATCACAAGCAAACAATATACCTCAATGGCAAGTATCATCCTCTACCATTTATAGAAATCAAAATCAGACCAAAGAATTGCATCATTTAA
- the LOC136247771 gene encoding fibrinogen-like protein A translates to MINTITISILVVSAIGIVLVDRECQTNGGPIESCCCLGYNNTHFNAKSPGVYTIGNFGGVKCSNTRVYCDTTTGGGGWLVVQRRKNGSVDFNRDWIDYGDGFGSLNGEFWFGLRGMHILTNQGQWELRIDYSFTNGTNSYLSYSNFRIGPATGQYPLNISGFDGITTDPFTTPRSLIEMEFTTRDRDNDLLEGTYNCAIHVNGDNSGGWWYRDCSNIIISQPSVQQVCNIPQ, encoded by the coding sequence ATGATCAATACTATCACTATTTCAATACTAGTGGTTAGTGCTATAGGAATAGTACTGGTTGACAGAGAGTGTCAAACTAATGGTGGACCCATTGAAAGCTGCTGTTGTCTTGGCTACAATAATACTCATTTCAATGCAAAGAGTCCAGGTGTCTACACTATTGGTAACTTTGGTGGAGTGAAGTGTTCCAACACTAGAGTATACTGTGATACTACCACTGGAGGAGGAGGATGGTTAGTTGTTCAGAGAAGAAAAAATGGAAGTGTTGACTTTAACAGAGACTGGATAGATTATGGAGATGGATTTGGGAGCCTGAATGGAGAATTTTGGTTTGGATTACGTGGAATGCATATTTTGACCAATCAAGGACAATGGGAGCTACGTATTGACTATTCATTTACTAATGGAACAAATAGTTATCTATCATACAGTAACTTTAGAATAGGACCAGCCACTGGACAGTATCCGTTAAACATATCAGGATTTGATGGAATTACAACTGATCCATTTACAACACCACGCTCACTTATTGAAATGGAGTTCACCACAAGGGATAGGGACAATGATCTACTAGAAGGTACATACAATTGTGCAATACATGTTAATGGTGATAATTCTGGTGGATGGTGGTACAGAGACTGCTCCAATATAATTATATCCCAACCATCAGTACAACAAGTATGCAATATACCTCAATGA